A region from the Pyramidobacter piscolens W5455 genome encodes:
- a CDS encoding UxaA family hydrolase, producing MNAVIHVNPRDNLVTCLRPVAKGERIEFEGKNYVAAADIPQFHKMAVAEIKKGEHCYKYGEIIGTALTDLHPGDYVHVHNLESTRGRGDRNAEGRNER from the coding sequence ATGAACGCAGTCATTCACGTGAATCCTCGGGACAATCTGGTTACGTGCCTGCGCCCGGTGGCAAAGGGCGAACGAATCGAATTTGAGGGCAAAAACTACGTGGCCGCGGCCGACATTCCGCAGTTTCACAAGATGGCGGTAGCCGAGATCAAGAAGGGCGAACATTGCTACAAATATGGCGAGATCATCGGCACTGCGCTGACAGATCTGCATCCGGGCGATTACGTGCACGTGCATAATCTGGAAAGCACCCGCGGCCGCGGCGACAGAAACGCCGAAGGGAGGAATGAACGATGA
- a CDS encoding 2-keto-3-deoxygluconate permease, giving the protein MKILKTVQKIPGGLMVVPLLLGVVVNSVFPKSIQIGGFTTALFKSGATALIALFCLCNAAQINVRQAGKPLAKGILLTASKFFIGAFIGWGVGKFAGPTGVLGLTPLAIVAAITNSNGGLYAALAGQYGDSTDVGAISILSLNDGPFFTMLAFGLTGLANIPFLTFVAALVPIVLGFVLGNLDEDLRKFLASGTTVLIPFFAFPLGSSLSFSQLVRGGLPGIVLGVMCTALTGMAGYFVIRAMGERKASGAAIGTTAGNAVGTPAVLAAADPSLGAIEAISTVQVAAAIIVTAILCPLLCNLLDRRLRKRYGTNPDGTIRQEDR; this is encoded by the coding sequence ATGAAAATTTTGAAAACGGTGCAAAAGATCCCGGGGGGCTTGATGGTCGTTCCTCTGCTGCTAGGCGTCGTCGTCAACTCGGTGTTCCCCAAGTCAATTCAGATCGGCGGCTTTACCACGGCGCTGTTCAAGAGCGGCGCGACGGCCCTGATCGCTCTGTTCTGCCTGTGCAATGCAGCGCAGATCAACGTCAGGCAGGCAGGTAAGCCTTTGGCGAAGGGGATCCTTTTGACGGCTTCCAAATTTTTTATCGGCGCGTTCATCGGTTGGGGCGTAGGCAAATTCGCTGGTCCTACGGGCGTCTTGGGACTGACTCCGCTGGCCATCGTCGCCGCCATCACGAATTCCAACGGAGGATTGTACGCCGCTTTGGCGGGGCAGTACGGAGACTCTACCGACGTTGGCGCTATTTCCATCCTCTCGCTGAACGACGGCCCATTCTTCACGATGCTGGCCTTTGGGCTGACGGGCTTGGCGAACATCCCCTTCCTGACCTTCGTTGCCGCGCTGGTCCCCATCGTTCTGGGCTTCGTTCTGGGCAACCTTGACGAAGATCTCCGCAAGTTTCTGGCTAGCGGTACGACGGTTCTGATCCCTTTCTTCGCTTTTCCGCTCGGTTCAAGTCTCAGCTTTAGCCAGCTGGTTCGCGGCGGTTTGCCGGGCATCGTCCTGGGCGTGATGTGCACCGCTCTGACCGGCATGGCGGGGTATTTCGTTATCCGCGCCATGGGCGAGCGCAAAGCCAGCGGTGCGGCGATCGGCACCACGGCCGGCAACGCCGTCGGCACGCCGGCTGTTCTTGCCGCCGCCGATCCTTCGCTGGGCGCTATCGAGGCGATTTCTACCGTGCAGGTGGCGGCTGCTATCATCGTGACGGCAATTCTTTGCCCGTTGCTGTGCAACCTGCTGGACCGGCGTTTGCGCAAAAGATACGGGACCAATCCCGACGGCACGATCCGTCAGGAAGATCGGTAA
- a CDS encoding UxaA family hydrolase — protein sequence MKLMGYRRAQGPHGIRNYLLVLPTSVCAADTAEKIACQVPGAVSVPTQHGCCQIGSDLALTERTLAGFGMNANVGAVLVVGLGCDGIQARHLAGMIEPMGKPVQSIVIQEEGGTLKTIAEGGRIAADMARAISADVREEFDIGEIILGMECGGSDPTSGLASNPAIGYVSDKLVDMGGSSILSETTEVIGAEHLLAARFADEEERRKFLRMVRDVEDRAIMLGQDLRSGQPTPGNKEGGLSTIEEKSLGCMYKAGTRPFTGALEYAERIPEGKRGLYFMDTPGQDIDSITGMVAGGAQVIVFSTGRGTPTGSPIAPVVKITGNSETFRSMRDNMDINAGRIITEGASLSQIGEELFEMMVKVCNGRQTKAEALGHREFGIYKLAGTF from the coding sequence ATGAAGCTGATGGGATATAGGCGCGCACAGGGACCACACGGTATTCGCAACTATCTGCTGGTGCTGCCGACCTCGGTCTGCGCGGCGGATACGGCGGAGAAGATCGCCTGCCAAGTTCCCGGCGCCGTCAGCGTCCCTACCCAACATGGCTGCTGTCAGATCGGCAGCGATCTGGCCCTGACCGAGCGCACTCTGGCAGGCTTTGGCATGAACGCCAACGTCGGGGCGGTCCTTGTGGTGGGGCTGGGCTGCGATGGCATTCAGGCGCGCCATCTGGCCGGCATGATCGAGCCAATGGGCAAACCCGTACAGTCCATCGTCATTCAGGAAGAAGGCGGTACGCTGAAGACCATCGCCGAAGGCGGACGCATCGCGGCCGATATGGCGCGGGCCATTTCCGCAGATGTTCGCGAGGAGTTCGACATCGGCGAGATTATCTTGGGCATGGAGTGCGGAGGCAGCGATCCCACAAGCGGGCTCGCCTCCAACCCCGCTATCGGCTATGTCTCCGACAAGCTGGTGGACATGGGCGGTAGCTCGATCCTCAGCGAAACTACCGAGGTTATCGGGGCTGAGCATCTGCTGGCAGCGCGTTTCGCTGACGAGGAAGAGCGGCGCAAGTTCCTGCGTATGGTCAGGGATGTGGAAGACCGCGCCATCATGTTGGGGCAAGATCTTCGCAGCGGCCAGCCTACCCCGGGAAACAAGGAAGGCGGGCTCTCCACCATTGAGGAGAAGTCTTTGGGATGTATGTACAAGGCCGGTACCCGTCCTTTTACCGGCGCTCTGGAATATGCCGAGCGAATTCCGGAAGGAAAGAGGGGCCTGTATTTCATGGATACGCCGGGGCAGGATATCGACTCCATCACCGGCATGGTTGCCGGCGGTGCGCAGGTCATCGTTTTCTCCACAGGACGCGGTACGCCCACGGGGAGCCCGATCGCTCCGGTCGTCAAAATCACCGGCAACTCCGAGACGTTCCGCAGCATGCGTGACAACATGGACATCAACGCCGGCCGCATCATCACCGAGGGGGCCTCGCTGTCGCAGATCGGCGAGGAGCTGTTCGAGATGATGGTGAAGGTCTGCAACGGCAGGCAAACCAAAGCGGAAGCGCTGGG